A region of Arabidopsis thaliana chromosome 5, partial sequence DNA encodes the following proteins:
- the JAZ12 gene encoding jasmonate-zim-domain protein 12 (jasmonate-zim-domain protein 12 (JAZ12); FUNCTIONS IN: protein binding; INVOLVED IN: biological_process unknown; LOCATED IN: cellular_component unknown; EXPRESSED IN: 25 plant structures; EXPRESSED DURING: 13 growth stages; CONTAINS InterPro DOMAIN/s: Tify (InterPro:IPR010399), CCT domain-like (InterPro:IPR018467); BEST Arabidopsis thaliana protein match is: jasmonate-zim-domain protein 11 (TAIR:AT3G43440.2); Has 425 Blast hits to 418 proteins in 30 species: Archae - 0; Bacteria - 0; Metazoa - 0; Fungi - 2; Plants - 423; Viruses - 0; Other Eukaryotes - 0 (source: NCBI BLink).), which translates to MTKVKDEPRASVEGGCGVADGDGGAAEIGGTGSVEKSINEVRSTEIQTAEPTVPPNQLTIFFGGSVTVFDGLPSEKVQEILRIAAKAMETKNSTSISPVSSPALNRAPSFSSTSNVASPAAQPFPIQPISFCRSTADLPIARRHSLQRFLEKRRDRLVNKNPYPTSDFKKTDVPTGNVSIKEEFPTA; encoded by the exons ATGACTAAGGTGAAAGATGAGCCACGCGCTTCCGTTGAAGGTGGATGTGGTGTTGCCGACGGTGACGGCGGCGCGGCTGAGATCGGCGGTACCGGATCTGTTGAGAAATCGATTAACGAAGTTAG GTCCACGGAGATTCAAACCGCTGAGCCAACGGTTCCTCCAAATCAACTTACTATTTTCTTTGGTGGAAGTGTTACTGTGTTTGATGGACTTCCATCAGAAAAG GTTCAAGAAATCCTTCGTATTGCTGCTAAAGCAATGGAGACAAAGAATTCTACAAGCATCAGTCCTGTCTCATCGCCAGCACTGAACAGAGCTCCTTCTTTCTCAAGCACATCTAATGTGGCATCACCAGCTGCACAGCCATTTCCTATTCAGCCAATCTCGTTTTGCAGATCCACGGCTG ATCTACCTATTGCAAGGAGGCATTCGCTTCAACGATTCCTCGAGAAAAGACGGGACAG ATTGGTCAACAAAAACCCTTACCCTACTTCAGACTTCAAAAAGACAGATGTCCCAACAGGCAATGTCTCTATCAAGGAGGAATTTCCAACTGCTTAG
- the AIP2 gene encoding RING/U-box superfamily protein (RING/U-box superfamily protein; FUNCTIONS IN: zinc ion binding; LOCATED IN: nucleus; EXPRESSED IN: 22 plant structures; EXPRESSED DURING: 15 growth stages; CONTAINS InterPro DOMAIN/s: Zinc finger, RING-type (InterPro:IPR001841), Zinc finger, C3HC4 RING-type (InterPro:IPR018957); BEST Arabidopsis thaliana protein match is: RING/U-box superfamily protein (TAIR:AT5G15820.1); Has 9587 Blast hits to 9565 proteins in 281 species: Archae - 0; Bacteria - 0; Metazoa - 2561; Fungi - 845; Plants - 4808; Viruses - 65; Other Eukaryotes - 1308 (source: NCBI BLink).) yields the protein MDASSSPSPSEESLKLELDDLQKQLNKKLRFEASVCSIHNLLRDHYSSSSPSLRKQFYIVVSRVATVLKTRYTATGFWVAGLSLFEEAERLVSDASEKKHLKSCVAQAKEQLSEVDNQPTESSQGYLFEGHLTVDREPPQPQWLVQQNLMSAFASIVGGESSNGPTENTIGETANLMQELINGLDMIIPDILDDGGPPRAPPASKEVVEKLPVIIFTEELLKKFGAEAECCICKENLVIGDKMQELPCKHTFHPPCLKPWLDEHNSCPICRHELPTDDQKYENWKEREKEAEEERKGAENAVRGGEYMYV from the exons ATGGATGCATCGTCTTCACCGTCTCCTTCCGAGGAAAGCTTGAAGCTTGAGCTTGATGATCTTCAGAAACAGCTGAACAAAAAGCTGAGATTCGAAGCATCCGTTTGTTCTATTCATAATCTTCTCCGTGATCActactcttcttcctctccttctctcCGCAAACAG TTCTATATAGTTGTATCTCGTGTCGCTACGGTTCTTAAGACAAGATATACAGCTACTGGATTTTGGGTTGCTGGACTGAGTCTTTTCGAAGAGGCTGAGCGACTTGTCTCTGATGCTTCTGAGAAGAAACATTTGAAATCTTGCGTTGCTCAAGCTAAGGAGCAGTTAAGCGAAGTAGATAATCAGCCAACAGAGAGCTCACAAG GTTATCTTTTTGAGGGACATCTTACGGTTGATCGTGAGCCGCCACAGCCTCAGTGGCTAGTACAGCAGAATCTCATGTCTGCTTTCGCTTCTATCGTTGGTGGTGAATCCTCTAATGGTCCTACTGAAAACACTATTGGGGAAACTGCTAACTTGATGCAAGAACTTATCAATGGTCTTGACATGATCATTCCAGAT ATACTAGATGATGGTGGACCACCAAGAGCTCCACCGGCAAGTAAAGAAGTTGTAGAGAAACTCCCAGTCATTATTTTCACCGAGGAATTGCTTAAAAAGTTTGGAGCAGAGGCAGAATGTTGCATCTGCAAGGAGAATCTAGTTATTGGCGACAAGATGCAGGAATTGCCATGCAAGCACACATTTCACCCTCCTTGCCTAAAGCCTTGGCtg GACGAGCATAACTCTTGCCCTATATGCCGCCATGAATTACCAACAGACGATCAGAAATACGAAAActggaaagagagagagaaagaggccgaagaagagaggaagggCGCAGAGAATGCTGTCCGCGGAGGTGAATATATGTACGTTTAA
- the EIF2 BETA gene encoding eukaryotic translation initiation factor 2 beta subunit (eukaryotic translation initiation factor 2 beta subunit (EIF2 BETA); FUNCTIONS IN: protein binding, translation initiation factor activity; INVOLVED IN: translational initiation, embryo development ending in seed dormancy; LOCATED IN: plasma membrane; EXPRESSED IN: 24 plant structures; EXPRESSED DURING: 15 growth stages; CONTAINS InterPro DOMAIN/s: Translation initiation factor IF2/IF5, N-terminal (InterPro:IPR016189), Translation initiation factor IF2/IF5, zinc-binding (InterPro:IPR016190), Translation initiation factor IF2/IF5 (InterPro:IPR002735); BEST Arabidopsis thaliana protein match is: Translation initiation factor IF2/IF5 (TAIR:AT3G07920.1); Has 35333 Blast hits to 34131 proteins in 2444 species: Archae - 798; Bacteria - 22429; Metazoa - 974; Fungi - 991; Plants - 531; Viruses - 0; Other Eukaryotes - 9610 (source: NCBI BLink).), which translates to MADEINEIREEQELAPFDPSKKKKKKKVVIQEPVEDLAESSQTEKSDSLPVNDGLESSFTGMKKKKKKPTESSLLNNESVDAGEDLDEIANDEQEGEEGIVLQQRYPWEGSERDYIYDELLGRVFNILRENNPELAGDRRRTVMRPPQVLREGTKKTVFVNFMDLCKTMHRQPDHVMQYLLAELGTSGSLDGQQRLVVKGRFAPKNFEGILRRYITDYVICLGCKSPDTILSKENRLFFLRCEKCGSQRSVAPIKTGFVARVSRRKT; encoded by the exons ATGGCTGATGAAATCAATGAGATAAGGGAAGAGCAAGAa CTCGCACCCTTTGATCcttccaagaagaaaaagaagaagaaggttgtgATTCAGGAACCTGTCGAGGACTTAGCAGAGTCTTCACAGACTGAGAAATCTGATTCATTGCCTG TTAATGATGGTCTTGAGAGTTCATTTACtggaatgaagaaaaagaagaagaagcca ACTGAATCAAGCTTATTGAACAACGAAAGTGTTGATGCTGGGGAAGATTTGGATG AGATTGCTAATGACGAGCAAGAGGGGGAAGAAGGAATAGTTCTACAGCAACGTTACCCCTGGGAGGGAAGTGAGAGGGATTACATATATGACGAG CTTCTTGGTAGAGTCTTTAACATTCTCCGTGAAAATAATCCGGAGCTTGCTGGAGATAGGCGTCGTACAGTTATGAGGCCTCCTCAAGTTCTTCGTGAGGGGACAAAGAAGACTGTCTTTGTCAACTTCATGGACCTTTGCAAGAC GATGCATCGTCAACCAGATCATGTTATGCAATACTTGCTTGCTGAGTTGGGTACTAGTGGTTCGCTTGATGGGCAGCAAAGGTTGGTTGTTAAGGGAAGGTTTGCACCTAAGAATTTTGAAGGAATTTTGCGGCGATATATCA CTGACTACGTCATTTGCCTTGGTTGCAAGAGCCCAGACACCATTCTCTCCAAGGAGAACCGTCTCTTCTTTCTGAGATGTGAAAAG TGTGGATCTCAACGATCTGTGGCTCCGATCAAAACAGGGTTTGTTGCTCGTGTTAGTCGCAGGAAGACTTGA
- the EIF2 BETA gene encoding eukaryotic translation initiation factor 2 beta subunit (eukaryotic translation initiation factor 2 beta subunit (EIF2 BETA); FUNCTIONS IN: protein binding, translation initiation factor activity; INVOLVED IN: translational initiation, embryo development ending in seed dormancy; LOCATED IN: plasma membrane; EXPRESSED IN: 24 plant structures; EXPRESSED DURING: 15 growth stages; CONTAINS InterPro DOMAIN/s: Translation initiation factor IF2/IF5, N-terminal (InterPro:IPR016189), Translation initiation factor IF2/IF5, zinc-binding (InterPro:IPR016190), Translation initiation factor IF2/IF5 (InterPro:IPR002735); BEST Arabidopsis thaliana protein match is: Translation initiation factor IF2/IF5 (TAIR:AT3G07920.1); Has 1325 Blast hits to 1322 proteins in 359 species: Archae - 272; Bacteria - 0; Metazoa - 350; Fungi - 278; Plants - 186; Viruses - 4; Other Eukaryotes - 235 (source: NCBI BLink).) — protein sequence MADEINEIREEQEQLAPFDPSKKKKKKKVVIQEPVEDLAESSQTEKSDSLPVNDGLESSFTGMKKKKKKPTESSLLNNESVDAGEDLDEIANDEQEGEEGIVLQQRYPWEGSERDYIYDELLGRVFNILRENNPELAGDRRRTVMRPPQVLREGTKKTVFVNFMDLCKTMHRQPDHVMQYLLAELGTSGSLDGQQRLVVKGRFAPKNFEGILRRYITDYVICLGCKSPDTILSKENRLFFLRCEKCGSQRSVAPIKTGFVARVSRRKT from the exons ATGGCTGATGAAATCAATGAGATAAGGGAAGAGCAAGAa CAGCTCGCACCCTTTGATCcttccaagaagaaaaagaagaagaaggttgtgATTCAGGAACCTGTCGAGGACTTAGCAGAGTCTTCACAGACTGAGAAATCTGATTCATTGCCTG TTAATGATGGTCTTGAGAGTTCATTTACtggaatgaagaaaaagaagaagaagcca ACTGAATCAAGCTTATTGAACAACGAAAGTGTTGATGCTGGGGAAGATTTGGATG AGATTGCTAATGACGAGCAAGAGGGGGAAGAAGGAATAGTTCTACAGCAACGTTACCCCTGGGAGGGAAGTGAGAGGGATTACATATATGACGAG CTTCTTGGTAGAGTCTTTAACATTCTCCGTGAAAATAATCCGGAGCTTGCTGGAGATAGGCGTCGTACAGTTATGAGGCCTCCTCAAGTTCTTCGTGAGGGGACAAAGAAGACTGTCTTTGTCAACTTCATGGACCTTTGCAAGAC GATGCATCGTCAACCAGATCATGTTATGCAATACTTGCTTGCTGAGTTGGGTACTAGTGGTTCGCTTGATGGGCAGCAAAGGTTGGTTGTTAAGGGAAGGTTTGCACCTAAGAATTTTGAAGGAATTTTGCGGCGATATATCA CTGACTACGTCATTTGCCTTGGTTGCAAGAGCCCAGACACCATTCTCTCCAAGGAGAACCGTCTCTTCTTTCTGAGATGTGAAAAG TGTGGATCTCAACGATCTGTGGCTCCGATCAAAACAGGGTTTGTTGCTCGTGTTAGTCGCAGGAAGACTTGA
- the TSL gene encoding Protein kinase superfamily protein (TOUSLED (TSL); FUNCTIONS IN: protein serine/threonine kinase activity, kinase activity; INVOLVED IN: protein amino acid phosphorylation; LOCATED IN: nucleus, chloroplast, cytoplasm; EXPRESSED IN: 23 plant structures; EXPRESSED DURING: 14 growth stages; CONTAINS InterPro DOMAIN/s: Protein kinase, ATP binding site (InterPro:IPR017441), Protein kinase, catalytic domain (InterPro:IPR000719), Serine/threonine-protein kinase domain (InterPro:IPR002290), Serine/threonine-protein kinase-like domain (InterPro:IPR017442), Protein kinase-like domain (InterPro:IPR011009), Serine/threonine-protein kinase, active site (InterPro:IPR008271); BEST Arabidopsis thaliana protein match is: ataurora3 (TAIR:AT2G45490.1); Has 30201 Blast hits to 17322 proteins in 780 species: Archae - 12; Bacteria - 1396; Metazoa - 17338; Fungi - 3422; Plants - 5037; Viruses - 0; Other Eukaryotes - 2996 (source: NCBI BLink).), producing MSDDMVLHFSSNSSNQSDHSLPDKIAKLEARLTGKTPSSAKPPQQQQQQQQQVSLWSSASAAVKVVTSTPPGLSETSISDSDDENTGDFLIRANTKKRQKVQESNNFSVVDHVEPQEAAYDGRKNDAESKTGLDVSKKKQGRGRASSTGRGRGSKTNNDVTKSQFVVAPVSAASQLDASDQKDFRPDGQLRNGECSLQDEDLKSLRAKIAMLEEELRKSRQDSSEYHHLVRNLENEVKDLKDQEQQGKQKTTKVISDLLISVSKTERQEARTKVRNESLRLGSVGVLRTGTIIAETWEDGQMLKDLNAQLRQLLETKEAIERQRKLLKKRQNGDKNDGTDTESGAQEEDIIPDEVYKSRLTSIKREEEAVLRERERYTLEKGLLMREMKRIRDEDGSRFNHFPVLNSRYALLNLLGKGGFSEVYKAYDLVDHRYVACKLHGLNAQWSEEKKQSYIRHANRECEIHKSLVHHHIVRLWDKFHIDMHTFCTVLEYCSGKDLDAVLKATSNLPEKEARIIIVQIVQGLVYLNKKSQKIIHYDLKPGNVLFDEFGVAKVTDFGLSKIVEDNVGSQGMELTSQGAGTYWYLPPECFELNKTPMISSKVDVWSVGVLFYQMLFGKRPFGHDQSQERILREDTIIKAKKVEFPVTRPAISNEAKDLIRRCLTYNQEDRPDVLTMAQDPYLAYSKK from the exons ATGTCGGATGACATGGTTTTGCATTTCTCCTCGAATTCTTCTAATCAGTCGGATCACTCTTTACCCGACAAAATCGCCAAGCTTGAGGCCCGCTTGACTGGTAAGACCCCTTCCTCGGCCAAgccaccacaacaacaacaacagcagcagcagcaggtCTCTCTCTGGTCATCTGCTTCTGCCGCTGTCAAAGTCGTCACTTCCACACCGCCGGGATTGTCCGAAACCTCTATCAGTGATTCAGACGACGAG AATACTGGAGATTTCCTAATCCGAGCAAATACAAAAAAGCGCCAGAAAGTTCAAGAATCTAACAACTTCAGTGTTGTTGATCATGTTGAG CCACAAGAGGCAGCATATGATGGAAGGAAAAATGATGCTGAGTCCAAGACAGGCCTTGATGtaagtaagaagaaacaaggTCGAGGTCGGGCTTCGTCAACAGGTAGAGGGCGTGGTTCTAAAACTAATAACGATGTGACAAAATCTCAGTTTGTGGTTGCACCAGTATCAGCTGCCAGTCAACTGGATGCCTCTGATCAAAAG GATTTTAGGCCTGATGGACAGCTCAGGAATGGTGAATGCTCTCTCCAGGAT GAAGACTTAAAATCTTTGCGTGCAAAAATCGCTATGCTGGAGGAGGAATTGCGTAAATCTCGACAAGATTCTTCTGAGTATCACCACCTTGTCAGGAATCTTGAGAAT GAGGTAAAAGATCTGAAAGATCAGGAACAACAAGGGAAGCAAAAG ACAACTAAAGTAATCTCGGACCTTCTCATATCTGTTTCCAAAACTGAGAGACAAGAAGCAAGAACGAAAGTCAGAAATGAATCTTTGCGATTAGGCAGTGTTGGTGTTCTCAG GACAGGAACGATCATAGCTGAGACATGGGAGGACGGACAAATGTTGAAAGATCTGAATGCTCAACTT AGACAATTGCTGGAAACCAAGGAGGCTATTGAGAGACAAAGAAAGTTACTTAAGAAACGACAAAATGGTG ATAAGAATGACGGAACCGACACAGAATCAGGAGCACAGGAGGAAGATATCATCCCTGACGAGGTTTACAAGTCTCGTCTTACTAGTATTAAGCGG GAAGAGGAAGCTGTTTTGCGTGAGAGAGAAAGGTACACATTAGAGAAGGGGCTACTTATGAGGGAGATGAAACGCATACGAGATGAAGATGGTTCTCGTTTCAACCATTTCCCAGTTTTGAATAGCCGCTATGCTCTTCTAAATCTTCTTGGTAAAGGCGGATTTAGTGAAGTCTATAAG GCATATGATTTGGTGGACCATAGATATGTTGCGTGCAAGCTTCATGGTTTAAATGCTCAGTGGagtgaagaaaagaagcaaagttACATCCGCCATGCCAACAGGGAATGTGAGATCCATAAAAGTCTTGTGCATCACCACATTGTTCGGCTTTGGGATAAATTTCATATCGACATGCATACATTCTGCACCGTTCTGGAATATTGTAGTG GGAAAGACCTTGATGCTGTATTAAAGGCAACATCTAATCTTCCTGAGAAAGAAGCAAGGATTATCATTGTGCAAATAGTTCAAGGCCTTGTATATCTGAACAAAAAGTCACAGAAGATAATCCACTATGATCTGAAGCCTGGTAATGTTCTCTTTGATGAGTTTGGAGTAGCAAAAGTAACTGATTTTGGTCTAAGCAAGATAGTGGAGGACAATGTTGGTTCTCAAGGAATGGAGCTTACATCACAGGGAGCTGGAACATACTG GTACTTGCCCCCAGAATGCTTTGAGCTTAACAAAACTCCTATGATCTCATCAAAG GTTGATGTATGGTCAGTTGGTGTTCTGTTTTACCAAATGCTGTTTGGAAAGCGACCTTTTGGACATGACCAAAGCCAAGAACGGATACTAAGAGAAGACACAATCATTAAAGCCAAAAAGGTTGAGTTCCCAGTAACAAGACCTGCCATCTCAAATGAAGCGAAG GATTTGATTCGACGGTGTCTAACATATAACCAAGAAGATAGGCCGGATGTTCTAACAATGGCACAGGATCCATATCTTGCCTACTCTAAGAAGTGA
- the CRR42 gene encoding DUF3148 family protein (unknown protein; CONTAINS InterPro DOMAIN/s: Protein of unknown function DUF3148 (InterPro:IPR021495); Has 30201 Blast hits to 17322 proteins in 780 species: Archae - 12; Bacteria - 1396; Metazoa - 17338; Fungi - 3422; Plants - 5037; Viruses - 0; Other Eukaryotes - 2996 (source: NCBI BLink).), protein MALSFVSSTRFSKMQYGIWHSGSFTQRVSVRCCEIANEAPRPKSKLQVGSPIIIVEAPKVIKTAASMPCLRANSGLVKPGDVGRIVSRKPKDLWAVRLSIGTYLLDGKYFKALELDEGDSD, encoded by the exons atggctttatcttttgtttcttcaactAGATTCTCCAAGATGCAATATGGCATATGGCACAGTGGATCCTTCACGCAACGAGTCAGTGTGAGATGCTGTGAAATCGCAAACGAGGCTCCACGACCAAAATCGAAGCTCCAAGTAGGATCACCGATCATCATCGTCGAAGCTCCCAAAGTTATAAAAACGGCCGCTTCAATGCCTTGCCTTAGGGCCAACTCTGGCTTGGTCAAGCCTGGCGATGTTGGaag AATCGTGTCGAGAAAACCAAAGGACTTGTGGGCAGTTAGACTCTCCATTGGAACATATCTTTTAGATGGTAAATATTTCAAAGCTTTAGAGCTTGACGAAGGAGATAGTGATTGA
- the CRR42 gene encoding DUF3148 family protein, whose translation MALSFVSSTRFSKMQYGIWHSGSFTQRVSVRCCEIANEAPRPKSKLQVGSPIIIVEAPKVIKTAASMPCLRANSGLVKPGDVGRSSSSSSILYRF comes from the coding sequence atggctttatcttttgtttcttcaactAGATTCTCCAAGATGCAATATGGCATATGGCACAGTGGATCCTTCACGCAACGAGTCAGTGTGAGATGCTGTGAAATCGCAAACGAGGCTCCACGACCAAAATCGAAGCTCCAAGTAGGATCACCGATCATCATCGTCGAAGCTCCCAAAGTTATAAAAACGGCCGCTTCAATGCCTTGCCTTAGGGCCAACTCTGGCTTGGTCAAGCCTGGCGATGTTGGaaggtcttcttcttcttcttctattttataCAGATTTTAA